From a single Sediminibacterium sp. KACHI17 genomic region:
- a CDS encoding PKD-like domain-containing protein yields MVKGQGTCSSSALAPVFSQTFGQGANSSSKTTVPSGFTTNYSFQSSGALDDGRYIVTPRVQNSGRGDWAVGTDHTGNSNGNMFLVNAGTGGSVFFTQQVDNLCPGSTYNFSAWLANVNTTSNTLPICGSGYVYPNVTFNIKNTSGTILGTYNTGNLPLTANRSVAPNWQQYGFSFALPSGTTSLILEMVDAYGGQPQCGNDLAIDDILFTACTPTATISFSNGTTVCAGTSTTINASIVNNPFTSPAYQWQKSTDGGTTWSNIGTAGTSNSYTINNITSTDGAAYRVIVGPDVASLSSSTCITASAAVSLTVASVKLNDDVIECNNGITSYSSSDPYYKVTYSNNNVGNTYLWSVSSSGSWSFQGAHNPSSQYPRFQFNSSAAYAVSVQFTTNGVSCSDTQVVFKNAVALASILNSKDTSICYNTNSVPLSGSVSYVTNNYSWSTSGTGTFSNANSLNPTYTPSLADKVSGLVKLYFTGTSTYNATGNCGSNTSKDSMILRIYPNNTGTNTTTAICSNQLFTHNPSSTQPGSTFLWSSAFTSGTGSGNTASGSGSISDRLVNASSSSAAVVTYTITPYYGGCAGVPYTVTVTVNPNPALTITNNTTEICSGIATNIQLSSSLSGSLFSWTSSIVSGSASGQSSSGAASSVNTIADIITNTSTSNAIVRYRITTVSPNGCTGIDSTDITIKPNPTIAAAGIDQQLCNLASTQLNANTPVVGTGIWSMASGPSTVTFSNASLASSTVSGLVPGTYVFVWSIANSPCTVSRDSVNVIISPETVAGTLSSNMNVCFGTNSGTLTLSGYTGTIIRWESSTNNGASWTSITNTNNSHSFNNLTTSTIFRAVVQSGSCSIQFSNTITVTVDPLTVPGTLSGTTTVCSGSNSGILTLSGYTGNIIRWEASTDGGLTWPISYAVNTNTYTFSNLTQTTTFRAVVQSGSCTTEYSNAITVTVSPLTVPGTLASNATVCSTANNGSLTLSGYNGTILQWESSVNNGSSWSVISNTSNTQNYNNLTTTTQYRVSVQSGVCAPQYSNTVTITVIPPVETPNAGNDFGVCNVAAITLNATPPSSGSGSWLLINGPSAVSFTNAADAHTTVNGLIAGTYQFEWTTSNGVCTNLKDTVIVTVYPATVPGTLSASTTVCATANSGTLSLAGFTGNILQWEASTDNGTTWATIPNTTNTLNFTNLSATTQYRVSVQSGVCTPLYSNIITVTVLPAVTTANAGTDTHVCFTTATILAANTPVNGTGTWSVLTGAPSTVTFTNPNNPNSTVNGLVVGTYQFVWTISNGSCVDSRDTVAITVDPQTVPGTLSASTTVCATANSGTLSLAGFTGNILHWEASTDNGTTWATIPNTTNTLNFTNLSATTQYRVSVQSGVCTPLYSNIITVTVLPAVTTANAGTDTHVCFTTATILAANTPVNGTGTWSVLTGAPSSVTFTNPNNPNSTVNGLVVGTYQFVWTISNGSCVDSRDTVAITVDPQTVPGTLSASTTVCATANSGTLSLAGFTGNILQWEASTDNGTTWATIPNTTNTLNFTNLSATTQYRVSVQSGVCAPQYSNIVTVTVLPAVTTANAGADQSVCNVTGITLNGNNPTSGAGMWSVLPGAPSTVTFTNAASHNTTVTGMVAGTYQFVWTISNGTCIDSKDTVQVVIHPPTIPGNITAEATVCAISNNGTLTLSGNTGNIVRWESSIDYGASWTTLSNTTNTVNYNNLSSTTTFRAAVQNQNCPTLYTNLNTITVLQPVTPANAGPDTTFINGVSSYTLNGNMPSSGTGVWSVVPGATSPLNFSGITNPKATITGLDYVHGTPPTDGKYLLVWTISNGYCPVSRDTMQITVQPPTNPGVIGPDAVVCTGNNSGTLQLTDYLGTILQWELSVNNGVTWNVISSTIGTNQDTYTYNNLTQTTLFRALVKNGVGAELYSGIAATVTVLELVTPANAGPDQLLCNTTSTTLAGNTPTSGMGTWSALPGNPTVASFSNAADPNSVISGLSFGTYYFVWTISNGICSDSQDTVAITIQQPTVAGTISADNTVCVTSNNGTLQLTGFFGSIVQTEYSTDNGITWTGITNTANQSTISYTNLTQTTQYRSQIKNGVCPALATNIVTVTVLPEVTPANAGADQVLCNTTAATLNANNPSSGTGMWTILPGAPSIVSFTNAANPSTTVNGLSSGTYRFAWTISNTLCSSSSDTVEIRIIPPTVAANLVASATVCATNNTDILTLAGHNGNIIRWEYSINNGGSWTNISNTTNTYTYNNLNTTTTYRALNQNEICPALYSNEVTVTVIPPVTTANAGTDQVLCNVNAVTLNGNTPVSGTGTWTLATGAPSSITFTNANDPNTTVNGLTYGTYYFIWTIGNGMCAPSTDTVAVRIVSPTIAGNLVASATVCATNNTDILALSGHNGNIIRWEYSINNSGSWTNISNTTNTYTYNNLNTTTTYRALNQNEICPALYSNEVTVTVIQPVTTANAGNDQVLCNVNTITLNGNSPVSGTGTWTLAAGAPSTINFTNANDPNTTVNGLTHGIYHFIWTIGNGMCTPSVDTVIVRIDPPTIPGSLVADATVCATANSNILSLSGNTGAILRWEFSVLGSSSWTSIANTTNTLTYNNLNTTTSYRVAVQSGSCNTLYSNNVTITVLQPVTPANAGMDQVLCNASTTVLEGNMPVSGTGTWTYISGPTTPVFANAADPRTAVNGLTVGTYAFVWTITNNLCVDSKDTVQVTIAPLTVPGVLSSNATVCTGTNNGSLQLSGTTGTILHWEYSTDNGVSWTVLSNTSNTYTYNNLTVSTLFRVLVQNSVCATAYSNPVQITVMQQVTTAVAGLSQALCNTTTGRLEGNTPSSGVGMWSQVAGPTTAIFNNAGLAATNISGLSTGTYRFAWTISNAVCPSSSNEVDIRIDPSTSAGVLSGNDTVCTNINTGTLSITNYTGTIIRWESSIDNGANWNPINTTQNTYSYTNLTTTTRFRVLVQSGVCASLYSNTVTITVNPLTVGGHIAANDTVCVTSNNGTLQLTNYVGDLIRWESSINNGDSWTLINYTGDQYSFNNLLSTTLFRVMVQSGVCSAAFSDTVNIVVDAATVAGTISGADTVCYNNNSGLIILSGKLGSVVQWESSENSGITWNSINAQLADTIRYTNLQRTTLYRTMVKNGTCGVMYTAPVEIAVVAPVTTADAGSDIIVCNAANFTSLRANTPLSGTGMWKQIAGPNDVSIADRTNPNTAISGLIPGTYAFAWEISNGICVSSSDTVSVKVDQTIADFTLSGVNNCGNTIYKFNDRSRSNFDIATWKWSIAPGDTVYQKENSIRFTTEGTYTMSLSVVSNIGCVNTLQAQFTVNVFEFPQVDIDAIRDVCKGQLIQMSPILNSKDTIAMLLWNLGNGTRSTDSLIAVRYLIDGKYTVRLTATTVNNCFDSAYKAMTVHPLPVINITPNSTICKGDSIRLVASGAMNYIWFDQLNNITSSGPNTNIVRPSRTTSVRVIGYDEHGCSEVKSTNIRVIQPLKMFTAQGDTLCIGESKQLIATGANSYKWYPETGLNNTQVANPIARPVETTVYNVIGKDAYNCFTDTAQIKIVVGRPTPINIGSDTIITAGTSLQLRVLSTNAINAGNDQIKKWRWGGDVSISCPTCPTPEVKLSNDACISCTVVNNYGCVSTDTLCIKTLCPTTELFVPNAFSPDGDGVNDVLLVQGKGIKMIKSFRIYNRWGQLIFEKANFLPGDPAYAWNGTAFGKAVTPDVFVYVSEVICEKGLPTIFKGNITILK; encoded by the coding sequence ATGGTAAAAGGGCAAGGCACTTGTTCAAGCAGTGCGTTAGCGCCTGTTTTTTCACAGACATTCGGACAAGGTGCTAATTCTTCTTCCAAGACAACAGTTCCTTCTGGTTTTACTACCAATTATTCATTCCAAAGCAGTGGCGCATTAGATGATGGCAGATATATTGTAACACCTCGTGTTCAAAACTCCGGAAGAGGTGATTGGGCTGTAGGCACAGACCATACCGGCAATTCCAATGGTAATATGTTTCTGGTAAATGCAGGTACCGGTGGTTCTGTTTTCTTTACACAACAGGTCGATAATCTTTGTCCAGGTTCTACGTATAATTTTTCTGCATGGCTTGCGAATGTTAATACAACAAGTAATACACTACCCATTTGTGGAAGTGGTTATGTGTATCCGAATGTTACTTTCAATATCAAAAATACTTCAGGCACCATACTGGGCACGTATAATACAGGAAATCTTCCACTTACAGCCAATCGTTCTGTAGCGCCCAACTGGCAGCAATATGGTTTTAGTTTTGCTTTGCCTTCAGGTACTACTTCATTGATCCTAGAAATGGTGGACGCATATGGAGGTCAGCCTCAGTGTGGTAATGATCTTGCAATTGATGATATTCTTTTTACTGCCTGTACTCCCACTGCTACTATTTCATTCAGCAATGGAACTACTGTTTGTGCAGGAACAAGTACAACCATCAATGCGTCTATTGTCAACAACCCTTTTACATCACCTGCCTATCAATGGCAGAAAAGTACAGATGGTGGCACTACTTGGTCAAACATCGGAACTGCCGGTACTTCTAACAGCTATACGATCAATAATATCACTAGCACCGATGGGGCTGCATATCGTGTGATAGTTGGTCCGGATGTAGCCAGTTTATCTTCTAGCACCTGCATCACAGCATCGGCTGCTGTATCACTTACCGTTGCATCTGTAAAACTGAATGATGATGTGATTGAATGTAATAATGGTATTACCAGCTATTCTTCTTCTGATCCATATTATAAGGTTACCTATAGCAATAATAATGTAGGCAATACTTATCTATGGTCAGTGTCCAGTTCTGGTTCATGGAGTTTTCAAGGTGCACACAATCCTTCTTCACAATATCCCCGTTTTCAATTCAACAGTTCAGCTGCTTATGCTGTGAGCGTTCAGTTCACAACCAATGGTGTGAGTTGTAGCGACACACAGGTTGTATTTAAAAATGCGGTGGCACTTGCGAGTATTTTGAATTCAAAAGACACGTCTATTTGTTATAATACAAATTCAGTACCACTGTCGGGCAGTGTTTCCTATGTTACCAATAACTATTCGTGGAGTACATCAGGTACAGGTACATTTTCAAATGCCAACTCGCTTAATCCAACGTATACACCCAGTCTTGCAGATAAAGTAAGTGGTTTAGTAAAACTTTACTTCACAGGTACTTCTACTTATAATGCTACCGGCAACTGCGGAAGCAATACCAGCAAGGATTCTATGATATTGCGCATTTATCCGAATAATACAGGAACCAACACAACTACTGCTATTTGCTCTAATCAATTGTTTACACATAATCCATCATCTACTCAGCCCGGCAGTACTTTTTTATGGAGCTCTGCTTTTACGAGTGGTACGGGTAGTGGAAATACTGCAAGCGGTTCGGGTAGTATCAGTGACCGTTTGGTTAATGCTTCTTCATCAAGTGCAGCGGTAGTAACGTATACCATCACTCCGTATTATGGAGGTTGTGCAGGAGTGCCTTATACAGTGACAGTTACTGTGAATCCGAATCCTGCCCTTACCATTACGAACAATACAACTGAAATATGTTCTGGTATTGCTACTAATATTCAATTGAGCAGTTCTTTATCGGGGTCTTTATTTTCCTGGACATCTTCCATTGTTTCTGGTAGTGCAAGTGGCCAGTCATCTAGTGGTGCTGCATCATCGGTTAATACAATTGCAGATATCATTACAAATACATCTACATCAAATGCAATTGTTCGCTACCGTATTACAACCGTTTCTCCAAATGGCTGTACAGGTATTGATTCAACAGATATCACTATCAAACCCAATCCAACAATCGCTGCTGCGGGTATTGATCAACAACTATGTAATCTTGCATCTACACAACTCAATGCCAATACACCTGTTGTTGGAACCGGAATATGGAGCATGGCATCTGGACCTTCAACAGTAACATTCAGTAATGCTTCACTTGCCTCCAGTACTGTCAGCGGATTGGTTCCTGGAACTTATGTATTTGTTTGGAGTATTGCTAATAGCCCTTGTACTGTTTCAAGAGATAGTGTAAATGTGATCATTAGTCCGGAAACAGTTGCAGGTACACTTTCCAGTAATATGAATGTTTGCTTTGGTACTAATTCAGGCACACTTACACTTTCAGGTTATACCGGTACTATTATTCGCTGGGAGTCTTCAACTAATAATGGTGCAAGCTGGACATCCATTACCAACACAAATAATTCGCATTCATTTAATAACCTTACCACATCTACGATCTTCAGAGCCGTTGTTCAAAGTGGCAGTTGCAGTATTCAGTTTTCAAATACGATCACTGTTACAGTTGACCCACTGACAGTGCCGGGCACACTCAGCGGTACTACAACAGTTTGCTCTGGTAGTAATTCAGGTATTCTCACACTCAGCGGATATACTGGAAATATTATTCGTTGGGAAGCTTCTACAGATGGCGGTCTTACTTGGCCTATAAGCTATGCAGTCAATACAAATACCTATACTTTCAGCAATCTCACTCAGACCACTACATTTAGAGCAGTTGTACAAAGCGGTAGTTGTACAACAGAATACAGCAATGCTATTACCGTTACTGTTTCTCCACTTACAGTTCCTGGTACATTAGCCAGCAATGCCACTGTTTGTTCAACTGCAAACAATGGCTCACTGACACTGAGTGGTTATAATGGTACTATTTTGCAATGGGAGTCTTCAGTGAATAACGGAAGTAGTTGGTCTGTTATCTCAAATACCAGTAACACACAGAATTATAATAATCTAACTACAACAACACAATATAGAGTTAGTGTACAGAGTGGCGTTTGTGCTCCTCAGTATTCCAATACAGTTACCATTACAGTTATTCCACCTGTTGAAACACCAAATGCGGGAAATGATTTTGGTGTATGTAATGTAGCTGCAATCACTTTGAATGCCACACCCCCTTCCTCAGGGAGTGGAAGCTGGTTACTGATCAATGGTCCATCAGCGGTAAGTTTCACCAATGCAGCCGATGCTCATACCACAGTGAATGGCCTGATTGCAGGTACTTATCAGTTTGAGTGGACAACCAGCAATGGTGTTTGTACAAATTTAAAAGACACTGTTATTGTTACTGTTTATCCCGCTACTGTTCCGGGTACGTTATCCGCCAGCACTACTGTTTGTGCAACAGCTAATAGCGGCACTTTATCTCTTGCTGGTTTTACAGGTAATATCCTTCAGTGGGAAGCTTCTACTGATAATGGAACTACTTGGGCTACTATTCCTAATACTACCAATACCCTTAATTTCACCAATCTTTCAGCAACTACTCAATACAGAGTGTCTGTACAAAGTGGTGTTTGTACGCCTCTGTATTCTAACATCATTACTGTTACTGTATTACCTGCTGTTACTACCGCTAATGCAGGTACTGATACACATGTTTGTTTCACTACAGCTACTATCCTTGCTGCCAACACTCCGGTGAATGGTACAGGTACATGGTCTGTTCTTACTGGAGCTCCTTCAACCGTTACTTTTACCAATCCTAATAATCCCAATTCAACTGTCAATGGATTAGTAGTTGGTACTTATCAGTTTGTATGGACCATCTCAAATGGCTCTTGTGTGGATTCAAGAGATACTGTTGCCATTACTGTTGATCCTCAAACTGTACCCGGTACTTTATCTGCCAGCACTACTGTTTGTGCAACAGCTAATAGTGGTACATTATCTCTGGCTGGTTTTACAGGTAATATCCTTCATTGGGAAGCTTCTACTGATAATGGAACTACTTGGGCTACTATTCCTAATACTACCAATACCCTTAATTTCACCAATCTTTCAGCAACTACTCAATACAGAGTGTCTGTACAAAGTGGTGTTTGTACGCCTCTGTATTCTAACATCATTACTGTTACTGTATTACCTGCTGTTACTACCGCTAATGCAGGTACTGATACACATGTTTGTTTCACTACAGCTACTATCCTTGCTGCCAACACTCCGGTGAATGGTACAGGTACATGGTCTGTTCTTACTGGAGCTCCTTCATCCGTTACTTTTACCAATCCTAATAATCCCAATTCAACTGTCAATGGATTAGTAGTTGGTACTTATCAGTTTGTATGGACCATCTCAAATGGCTCTTGTGTGGATTCAAGAGATACTGTTGCCATTACTGTTGATCCTCAAACTGTACCCGGTACTTTATCTGCCAGCACTACTGTTTGTGCAACAGCTAATAGCGGCACTTTATCTCTCGCTGGTTTTACAGGTAATATCCTTCAGTGGGAAGCTTCTACTGATAATGGAACTACTTGGGCTACTATTCCTAATACTACCAATACTCTCAATTTCACCAATCTTTCAGCAACTACTCAATACAGAGTGTCTGTACAAAGTGGTGTTTGTGCGCCTCAGTATTCTAACATCGTTACTGTTACTGTATTACCTGCTGTTACTACCGCTAATGCAGGTGCCGATCAGTCAGTTTGTAATGTTACCGGAATCACTTTGAATGGTAATAATCCCACATCAGGAGCAGGTATGTGGTCTGTTCTTCCAGGAGCACCTTCAACTGTTACTTTTACCAATGCTGCCAGTCACAACACGACTGTAACAGGAATGGTTGCAGGAACTTATCAATTTGTATGGACCATTTCGAATGGTACTTGTATAGATTCAAAAGACACTGTACAAGTTGTGATTCACCCTCCTACAATACCTGGAAACATTACTGCAGAAGCAACCGTTTGTGCCATCTCTAATAACGGAACACTCACTTTGAGTGGTAACACCGGTAATATTGTAAGATGGGAATCTTCCATTGATTATGGTGCATCTTGGACTACGCTGAGTAATACTACCAATACGGTGAATTATAACAACCTTAGTTCAACAACTACATTTAGAGCTGCTGTTCAGAACCAGAATTGTCCGACATTATATACCAATCTCAATACCATTACAGTTTTACAACCTGTAACACCAGCCAATGCAGGACCTGATACGACCTTCATTAATGGTGTATCAAGTTATACGCTCAATGGCAATATGCCTTCTTCTGGAACAGGTGTATGGTCGGTTGTACCAGGTGCTACTTCACCACTCAATTTTTCAGGTATTACAAATCCAAAAGCTACTATTACAGGCCTAGACTATGTGCATGGAACGCCACCTACAGATGGAAAATATTTGCTGGTATGGACGATCTCTAATGGTTATTGTCCTGTTTCGAGAGATACCATGCAGATCACAGTGCAGCCTCCTACGAATCCAGGTGTTATTGGTCCGGATGCCGTTGTTTGTACAGGTAATAACAGTGGTACATTACAGCTAACTGACTATCTGGGAACCATTCTGCAGTGGGAGTTATCCGTTAACAATGGTGTTACATGGAATGTAATTTCTTCTACGATAGGCACCAATCAAGATACATATACTTACAATAATCTTACCCAGACTACCCTATTCAGAGCGCTGGTAAAAAATGGTGTAGGAGCAGAATTATATTCAGGTATTGCTGCCACTGTTACAGTACTTGAACTGGTAACTCCTGCCAATGCCGGTCCAGACCAATTATTATGTAATACAACATCAACAACACTTGCAGGTAATACGCCTACATCAGGAATGGGAACCTGGTCTGCACTTCCAGGTAACCCTACCGTTGCTTCTTTCTCAAATGCTGCAGACCCTAACAGTGTTATCAGTGGTTTAAGTTTTGGTACTTATTATTTTGTATGGACTATTTCGAATGGTATTTGTTCAGATTCACAGGATACAGTAGCCATCACTATACAACAACCAACTGTTGCCGGTACTATCAGTGCGGATAATACTGTATGTGTCACCAGCAATAACGGAACCTTACAGCTTACCGGCTTCTTCGGAAGTATTGTACAAACTGAATATTCTACAGATAATGGTATCACATGGACAGGTATTACGAATACCGCCAACCAAAGCACTATCAGCTATACCAATCTTACACAAACGACACAGTATCGCAGTCAGATAAAAAATGGTGTTTGTCCTGCTCTTGCTACGAATATTGTTACGGTTACTGTATTGCCAGAAGTTACTCCGGCCAATGCAGGTGCTGATCAGGTACTATGTAATACAACTGCTGCTACACTAAATGCTAACAATCCATCATCAGGAACAGGCATGTGGACAATTCTTCCTGGTGCACCGTCTATTGTAAGTTTCACCAATGCCGCAAATCCGTCAACAACGGTGAATGGACTTAGTTCTGGTACTTATCGTTTTGCATGGACTATTTCAAATACGCTTTGTTCCAGTTCTTCTGACACTGTTGAAATACGTATCATCCCTCCGACTGTTGCAGCCAACCTAGTAGCTTCTGCCACTGTTTGTGCTACCAACAATACTGACATACTCACGCTAGCTGGTCATAATGGCAATATCATCCGTTGGGAATATTCAATCAATAACGGCGGATCATGGACCAATATTTCCAATACAACGAACACCTATACTTACAATAACCTTAATACTACGACTACTTACAGAGCACTTAACCAGAATGAAATTTGTCCGGCATTGTATTCCAATGAAGTAACGGTGACAGTGATTCCTCCTGTTACGACAGCCAATGCAGGAACAGATCAAGTATTGTGTAATGTAAATGCAGTAACACTCAATGGTAATACACCCGTTTCCGGTACAGGTACATGGACCCTTGCCACTGGTGCACCTTCGAGCATCACTTTTACCAATGCAAATGATCCAAACACTACCGTGAATGGACTTACATATGGAACTTATTATTTCATCTGGACGATTGGCAATGGAATGTGTGCTCCTTCAACTGATACTGTTGCTGTAAGAATTGTATCTCCAACCATTGCTGGCAACCTCGTGGCATCTGCCACTGTTTGTGCTACCAATAATACCGATATACTCGCGCTGTCTGGTCATAATGGCAATATCATTCGTTGGGAATATTCAATCAATAATAGCGGATCATGGACCAATATCTCCAATACAACGAATACCTATACTTATAATAATCTCAATACTACGACTACTTACAGAGCACTTAATCAAAATGAAATTTGTCCGGCATTGTATTCCAATGAAGTAACAGTTACTGTTATCCAGCCCGTTACTACTGCTAATGCAGGTAATGATCAGGTATTGTGTAACGTAAATACTATTACACTGAATGGTAACTCACCTGTATCAGGTACCGGTACATGGACCCTTGCTGCCGGTGCACCATCAACTATCAACTTCACCAATGCTAATGATCCGAATACAACAGTGAATGGACTTACACATGGTATTTACCATTTTATCTGGACTATCGGTAATGGAATGTGTACTCCTTCTGTTGATACCGTTATCGTAAGAATTGATCCACCAACCATTCCTGGATCATTGGTCGCAGATGCTACTGTATGTGCTACTGCTAATAGCAATATACTTTCTCTTAGTGGAAATACAGGTGCGATATTGAGATGGGAGTTTTCTGTTTTAGGTAGTAGTTCATGGACAAGTATTGCCAACACTACGAATACACTGACTTATAACAACCTGAATACCACCACCAGTTATCGCGTTGCAGTACAGAGTGGTTCATGTAACACGCTTTATTCAAACAATGTAACTATTACTGTTTTACAACCTGTTACTCCTGCCAATGCTGGTATGGATCAGGTACTGTGTAATGCATCGACTACTGTATTGGAAGGCAATATGCCGGTATCTGGTACAGGTACATGGACATATATATCAGGACCAACTACTCCTGTTTTCGCGAATGCAGCAGATCCTCGTACAGCTGTAAATGGACTCACGGTTGGAACTTATGCTTTTGTATGGACCATCACCAATAACCTTTGTGTGGATTCAAAAGATACAGTTCAAGTTACGATTGCACCACTAACTGTTCCCGGAGTGTTGTCATCAAATGCTACTGTATGTACAGGAACCAATAACGGTTCTCTTCAATTAAGCGGAACAACAGGGACCATTTTACATTGGGAATACTCTACTGATAATGGAGTTTCATGGACAGTATTATCAAATACATCCAATACATACACCTATAATAATCTAACAGTGTCTACACTATTTAGAGTGTTGGTACAAAATAGTGTTTGTGCAACAGCGTACTCAAACCCTGTACAGATCACAGTAATGCAGCAAGTAACCACTGCTGTTGCAGGTTTATCACAGGCTTTGTGTAATACCACTACCGGTAGACTAGAAGGTAATACTCCTTCTTCAGGTGTGGGTATGTGGAGTCAGGTTGCAGGACCCACAACAGCCATCTTTAACAATGCAGGACTTGCTGCAACGAATATTTCAGGGCTTAGTACAGGTACGTATCGTTTCGCTTGGACCATTTCAAATGCTGTATGCCCTTCTTCGAGCAATGAAGTTGACATCAGAATTGATCCTTCTACTTCTGCGGGTGTATTATCTGGTAATGATACTGTTTGTACCAATATCAATACAGGTACTTTATCCATCACCAATTATACAGGAACCATCATCAGATGGGAAAGCTCAATTGATAATGGCGCAAACTGGAACCCGATCAATACCACACAGAATACTTATAGCTATACCAATCTAACTACAACTACCCGATTCAGGGTATTGGTACAAAGTGGAGTTTGTGCTTCCCTCTATTCAAATACAGTTACCATCACTGTAAATCCGTTAACAGTGGGTGGACATATCGCAGCGAATGATACTGTTTGTGTTACATCTAATAACGGCACATTACAACTTACCAATTATGTAGGAGATCTTATCCGCTGGGAATCTTCCATTAATAATGGTGATAGTTGGACATTGATCAATTATACAGGTGACCAATACAGTTTTAATAACCTGCTTTCAACAACCCTGTTCAGGGTAATGGTACAAAGTGGTGTTTGTTCTGCAGCATTTAGTGATACTGTGAACATAGTTGTTGATGCAGCTACCGTAGCAGGAACCATTAGTGGTGCCGATACAGTTTGTTATAACAACAATTCGGGACTGATCATTTTATCAGGCAAACTGGGAAGCGTTGTTCAGTGGGAATCTTCTGAAAATAGTGGTATTACCTGGAACTCGATCAATGCTCAGCTAGCTGATACAATTCGTTACACCAATCTCCAACGTACTACTTTATACCGGACCATGGTGAAAAATGGTACTTGTGGAGTGATGTACACTGCTCCTGTAGAAATAGCCGTTGTTGCACCTGTGACTACTGCTGATGCAGGCTCCGATATAATCGTTTGTAACGCTGCTAACTTTACAAGCCTGAGAGCCAATACTCCTTTATCAGGAACTGGCATGTGGAAGCAAATAGCAGGACCGAATGATGTATCAATTGCAGATCGAACAAACCCCAATACTGCTATTTCAGGATTGATACCAGGTACCTATGCATTCGCATGGGAAATATCCAATGGTATTTGTGTAAGTTCTTCTGACACAGTATCTGTAAAAGTGGATCAAACAATTGCAGACTTTACTTTGTCAGGAGTCAATAACTGCGGAAACACGATTTACAAGTTCAATGATCGTAGCCGTTCCAATTTTGATATCGCAACTTGGAAATGGAGCATCGCTCCGGGTGATACTGTTTATCAAAAAGAGAACAGTATCAGATTTACGACTGAAGGCACTTATACAATGAGCCTGAGTGTAGTAAGTAATATTGGTTGTGTAAATACTTTACAGGCACAGTTCACAGTCAATGTCTTTGAATTTCCACAGGTAGATATTGATGCCATCAGGGATGTGTGTAAGGGACAATTAATACAAATGTCTCCTATCCTAAATTCAAAAGATACCATCGCTATGTTATTATGGAATTTAGGTAATGGTACCAGAAGTACTGATTCATTGATTGCTGTTCGTTATCTCATCGATGGAAAATATACAGTTCGATTGACTGCAACAACTGTAAACAATTGTTTTGATTCTGCTTACAAAGCAATGACGGTGCATCCACTTCCTGTTATTAATATCACACCTAATAGTACTATTTGTAAAGGCGATTCTATTCGCCTGGTTGCATCAGGTGCTATGAATTATATCTGGTTCGATCAACTTAACAATATCACTTCAAGCGGCCCGAATACAAATATTGTTCGCCCTTCCAGAACTACTTCAGTACGCGTAATAGGTTATGACGAACATGGTTGTAGCGAAGTGAAGTCAACCAATATCCGTGTCATACAACCGTTGAAAATGTTCACTGCACAAGGAGATACCTTATGCATAGGCGAAAGCAAACAGCTCATTGCTACAGGCGCCAACAGTTACAAATGGTATCCCGAAACCGGATTGAATAATACACAGGTAGCCAACCCTATCGCAAGACCGGTTGAAACAACTGTGTACAATGTGATTGGTAAAGATGCTTATAACTGTTTTACAGACACTGCACAGATCAAGATAGTGGTTGGCCGCCCTACACCTATCAATATTGGTAGCGATACCATTATCACAGCAGGTACCAGTTTACAACTAAGGGTTTTATCAACCAATGCTATCAATGCAGGTAATGATCAAATTAAAAAGTGGCGCTGGGGTGGCGATGTATCGATCAGTTGTCCTACATGCCCCACTCCAGAAGTGAAACTTTCCAATGATGCCTGCATATCCTGTACGGTAGTGAATAACTACGGTTGTGTAAGCACCGATACTCTTTGTATCAAAACACTTTGTCCTACCACTGAATTATTCGTTCCAAACGCATTCTCTCCAGATGGCGATGGAGTAAACGATGTATTGCTGGTTCAGGGTAAGGGTATTAAAATGATCAAAAGCTTTAGAATATACAACCGATGGGGACAGCTGATTTTTGAAAAGGCAAATTTCTTACCCGGTGATCCTGCCTATGCATGGAATGGAACAGCATTCGGCAAAGCAGTAACACCGGATGTATTTGTATATGTATCTGAAGTCATCTGTGAAAAAGGATTACCAACCATATTTAAAGGAAACATAACCATACTCAAATGA